The Bernardetia sp. ABR2-2B DNA window ATAACTAAATAACTCCTTTTCAATTACAAATATAACTACTTTTTGGGTAGTAAAGCTAGATTAGAACATAATTTCTAAGTTTCAACTCAAACAATGCAAAAAGATTCATGCTTTCGTTCTGAATTTATACAAAAAAAATAAAATGAACAAGTTTTAGTCAATTATTTTGCTCTATTTTCCATTTTATGCGACTATTTTTTACTTAAAACAGTTTCTAAAAAAATATATTATCCTCGGTTGTCAATACGTCTAAAATAGGTAAACAAGCTGTTTTACTAGATGAATTTGAATACCTTTATCAAAAAAATAACTCCTTGAAAAGAAGTCGTTTTTTTATGTTTTAATTCCGACCACACAAATATCATCAATCTGTTTTTGCTCTGCCCCTGTCCATTCTAGCAATGTCATTTTTAAGGCTCTACGCTGATGCAACATAGAGGAAGTAGAAGTATCGTATAAAAGACTACGAAAACGGTTAGACATAAACTTTCTTCCTTCTTCTCCTCCAAATTGGTCTTGATAACCGTCTGAATATAAATAAAAAGCTTCTACTTCTTCCAAATCAATAATGTGATTGGTATATTTTTTTTCTTCAACTTTTTGGCTTCTTCCTCCTATCGAAAGGTTATCTCCTTTTATGACCGTCATATTTGCTTTTTCTCCACCTCGTTTTCGTTTTTTGTGCATATAGACAAGAGGGTTTTTTGCTCCTGCAAACTCCAAAATTCCTTTTTCATCATCAATTGTAGCAACAGAAATATCCATTCCATCTTTATTTCCTGTTGTTTTTTGTTTTAAAATATCTTTAATTTCTTGTTGTAGTCTATCCAAAATATCACTTGGAGTCGTTATCCTATGATGTTTGACGATTTCATTGAGAAGGGTTATTCCCAATAAAGACATAAAAGCTCCTGGAACACCGTGCCCTGTACAATCAGCTACAATAGCAACCTTACAATTATCTACTTTTGCATACCAATAAAAGTCTCCCGAAACAATATCTTTTGGAGTAAAGAAAATAAAAGCATCTTCAAAAATAGATTTCATCTCCCTTATATTACCTAATAATGCAAACTGAATACGTTGTGCATAATTTACACTAGATAAAAACTTTTCATTCTGTTGCTTTATTTGAATTGATTTTTGTTTATTCGCAAGCCTAGAAATTTCAGATTTTGTAATGTCTTGCAGACTTCCTCGTTTACTAATCAATATTCCATCGTCATCAAAAGAAGGAAAGGCTTCTTCTTTCAGATAAAGTGTCTTTTTGTTGGGCAAATCTAATCTGTATATCTCACTAAACTTTTTCTGAGTTTTGATAGCTTTTTTCCATTTTTGTGTTACTCTATCTAAGTCATTTGGGGCTATCCAACTTCTGAATTCTTCTAATGAGCTAGGAATTTCTTGTTCGTTTACTTGAAAAACATTTGAAAAACTTTCTGACCATTGTATTTCTTCAGAATCAACCCTCATATCATAGCTCACTATTTTAGCTAACAGTTGAGACTCTTCCAAAAGCTCCTTATTTTTTTCTACATTATCAAAAAGAGTTTTTACTTTTTTATTTTGCTCCACCTCTTGTGTTACATCTTGTACTGTTCCGATAAGTAGATAAGGTTCTTCTCGGTCGTTGTAATTGATTAAGGAAAAAGCACGATAATGTTTCCATTTTTCCTGTTCAGAAGAGTGGTTAGGTTTGGCTCTATAATAAATGGTAACTTCTTTTTGTTTTTTTGATGTAGCTTCTGAAAGTTGCTCTTGATAAATTTTGTAGTCTTCTGGGTGTACAATTTTTTTGAAAATTTCTAAAGTAAATGCTTTTTTGTTGTCCAATCCATAAATAGAAGGAAGGTTATCAGAGTGGTCAATCTCTTGATTATTCAAATTCCAAACAAAACTACCTAATTTAGCCATTTTCTCAGCACGATTAAGTAAGTCTTGTTTTCTCTCAATTTCACCTTGTGCCAACAACAAATTATCATTCATCGATTGTAACTCCTCTGCATTTACTTTTAATTCTCTTTGAGAGGCTTCCAACCTTTCGTTTTTTGCCAAAAACTTTGTGTTAGCTTCTTCTACATCAAAAAATGCATCTTTTACTTTTCTTATTAATGGTTTTAGACCAAAGAGAGCCAAAGCAATTACAAATAACATAATAATAATAACGACTACAAATTGTATTACTGTCAGAGTAACAATCTTACTTTTTGCATCTTTTTCGTATCTATCAATAATCGATTGCATGATAAAAAGAAACTCGTCTTGATTCATTTCCAAACGCTTTAGAGTTTGAATTTCGTGGGCTTGAAGACTTAAAGAATCTACATTATCGACTACAAAAACAGGATTCAAAAGCTCATTAACTTGTATGATTATATTTTCATAACTAGAAGCTAAGGTGTCCAT harbors:
- a CDS encoding PAS domain-containing protein → MSSINKKRYILGGFLFGLLFPFFSWILDGLFFHEMNLGWKMVVRLHSQNPIHFVIDSAPFILGGAFGTIGFYIDKLKENDLLRHKNVADYSEENKAIIKRMQLANTIFPIVIGLILTVGFLLLRDFSNEEQDDIQLIKIAANQKTLSQKILYHASRIPFTEKKEKIRYTDSLSVAFKNLKEGYKNLTQQSTTLGIDNDRQNLPIPQNKMDTLASSYENIIIQVNELLNPVFVVDNVDSLSLQAHEIQTLKRLEMNQDEFLFIMQSIIDRYEKDAKSKIVTLTVIQFVVVIIIMLFVIALALFGLKPLIRKVKDAFFDVEEANTKFLAKNERLEASQRELKVNAEELQSMNDNLLLAQGEIERKQDLLNRAEKMAKLGSFVWNLNNQEIDHSDNLPSIYGLDNKKAFTLEIFKKIVHPEDYKIYQEQLSEATSKKQKEVTIYYRAKPNHSSEQEKWKHYRAFSLINYNDREEPYLLIGTVQDVTQEVEQNKKVKTLFDNVEKNKELLEESQLLAKIVSYDMRVDSEEIQWSESFSNVFQVNEQEIPSSLEEFRSWIAPNDLDRVTQKWKKAIKTQKKFSEIYRLDLPNKKTLYLKEEAFPSFDDDGILISKRGSLQDITKSEISRLANKQKSIQIKQQNEKFLSSVNYAQRIQFALLGNIREMKSIFEDAFIFFTPKDIVSGDFYWYAKVDNCKVAIVADCTGHGVPGAFMSLLGITLLNEIVKHHRITTPSDILDRLQQEIKDILKQKTTGNKDGMDISVATIDDEKGILEFAGAKNPLVYMHKKRKRGGEKANMTVIKGDNLSIGGRSQKVEEKKYTNHIIDLEEVEAFYLYSDGYQDQFGGEEGRKFMSNRFRSLLYDTSTSSMLHQRRALKMTLLEWTGAEQKQIDDICVVGIKT